From the Streptococcus sp. 29887 genome, one window contains:
- the alaS gene encoding alanine--tRNA ligase gives MKQLSSAQIRQMWLDFWKSKGHSVEPSANLVPVNDPTLLWINSGVATLKKYFDGSVIPENPRITNAQKSIRTNDIENVGKTARHHTMFEMLGNFSIGDYFRDEAIEWGFELLTSPEWFAFPKDKLYMTYYPDDVDSYNRWIALGVEPSHLIPLEDNFWEIGAGPSGPDTEIFFDRGTDFDPENIGIRLLEEDIENDRYIEIWNIVLSQFNADPAVPRSEYKELPNKNIDTGAGLERLAAIFQGAKTNFETDLFLPIIREVEKISGKTYDQDGDNMSFKVIADHIRALSFAIGDGALPGNEGRGYVLRRLLRRAVMHGRRLGITEPFLYKLVETVGAIMESYYPEVLEKRDFIEKIVKREEETFARTIDAGSGHLDQLLAELKAAGKDTLEGKDIFKLYDTYGFPVELTEELAEDAGYKIDHEGFKAAMKEQQDRARAAVVKGGSMGMQNETLAGITESSTFVYGQTSLDAKLEVIIADNERTEAVSEGQALLVFDQTPFYAEMGGQVADRGVIKNASGDVVATVVDVQKAPNGQPLHTVELSASISLGQTYTLEIDTNRRRGVEKNHTATHLLHAALHNVIGEHATQAGSLNEEGFLRFDFTHFEAVTADELRRIENEVNEKIWEALDIVTVETDVDTAKEMGAMALFGEKYGKVVRVVTIGDYSIELCGGTHVGNTAEIGLFKIVKEEGIGSGTRRILAVTGKEAFLALRDREDALKAVAQTLKVPQIDQVPTKVEALAAELRDLQKENASLKEKAAAAAAGDVFKDVKEANGVRYIASQVQVSDAGALRTFADNWKQKDYSDVLVLVAAIGDKVNVLVASKSGDVHAGNLIKVLAPIVAGRGGGKPDMAMAGGSDASAIQKLLNSVAENL, from the coding sequence ATGAAACAATTATCATCTGCTCAAATTCGTCAAATGTGGTTGGATTTCTGGAAATCAAAGGGTCACTCTGTTGAGCCTTCTGCAAACCTTGTACCTGTCAACGATCCGACACTTCTTTGGATCAACTCTGGTGTGGCAACACTTAAAAAATATTTTGATGGATCTGTTATTCCTGAAAACCCACGGATTACAAACGCTCAAAAATCGATTCGTACCAACGATATTGAAAACGTTGGTAAGACAGCCCGCCACCACACCATGTTTGAAATGCTTGGTAACTTCTCTATCGGAGATTACTTCCGTGATGAAGCAATCGAGTGGGGCTTTGAGCTCTTGACCAGCCCAGAATGGTTTGCCTTTCCAAAAGACAAGCTTTACATGACCTATTATCCAGACGATGTGGATTCTTACAACCGCTGGATTGCTCTTGGGGTTGAGCCAAGCCATCTCATTCCGCTTGAAGATAACTTCTGGGAAATTGGTGCAGGTCCTTCTGGTCCAGATACGGAAATTTTCTTTGACCGTGGCACAGATTTTGACCCTGAAAACATCGGTATTCGTTTGCTAGAAGAAGACATTGAAAACGACCGTTATATCGAGATTTGGAACATCGTATTGTCACAATTCAACGCTGATCCTGCTGTTCCGCGTTCAGAGTACAAGGAATTGCCAAACAAAAACATCGATACGGGTGCAGGCTTGGAGCGTTTGGCAGCCATTTTCCAAGGGGCTAAGACAAACTTTGAAACAGACCTCTTCTTGCCAATCATTCGTGAAGTTGAGAAGATTTCTGGTAAGACCTATGACCAAGACGGCGATAACATGAGCTTCAAGGTCATCGCAGACCATATCCGTGCTTTGTCATTTGCCATCGGTGATGGTGCCCTTCCAGGAAATGAAGGACGTGGCTATGTTCTTCGTCGCTTGCTCCGTCGTGCTGTCATGCACGGTCGCCGTTTGGGTATCACCGAGCCATTCTTGTACAAGTTGGTGGAAACGGTCGGCGCTATCATGGAAAGCTACTACCCAGAAGTGCTTGAAAAACGTGACTTTATCGAGAAAATCGTTAAACGTGAGGAAGAAACCTTTGCTCGCACCATTGACGCTGGTAGCGGTCACTTGGATCAATTGTTGGCTGAATTGAAAGCGGCTGGTAAGGATACTCTTGAAGGTAAGGATATCTTCAAACTCTACGATACCTATGGTTTCCCTGTGGAATTGACCGAGGAATTGGCTGAAGATGCGGGTTATAAGATTGACCATGAAGGCTTCAAGGCTGCCATGAAAGAACAGCAGGACCGTGCGCGTGCTGCCGTTGTTAAAGGTGGCTCAATGGGTATGCAAAATGAAACTCTGGCAGGTATTACCGAAAGCTCAACTTTTGTCTATGGTCAAACTAGCCTAGATGCTAAATTGGAAGTGATTATCGCGGACAATGAGCGGACAGAAGCGGTGTCAGAAGGTCAAGCCCTTCTTGTCTTTGACCAAACACCATTCTACGCTGAAATGGGTGGACAGGTTGCCGATCGTGGTGTCATTAAAAATGCTTCAGGTGATGTCGTTGCGACAGTTGTGGATGTGCAGAAAGCACCGAATGGTCAGCCATTGCACACTGTAGAACTCTCTGCCAGCATTTCGCTTGGTCAAACTTACACACTTGAAATCGACACAAATCGTCGTCGTGGTGTTGAGAAGAACCACACAGCAACTCACTTGCTCCATGCTGCCCTTCACAATGTCATCGGTGAGCATGCAACTCAGGCTGGTTCCTTGAACGAGGAAGGATTCCTCCGCTTTGACTTCACACACTTTGAAGCGGTGACAGCTGATGAACTTCGTCGTATTGAAAATGAAGTCAATGAAAAAATCTGGGAAGCCTTGGATATTGTCACAGTTGAAACGGATGTGGATACGGCTAAAGAAATGGGTGCCATGGCTCTCTTTGGTGAGAAGTATGGCAAAGTGGTCCGTGTGGTTACAATCGGTGACTATTCTATCGAGCTTTGTGGTGGTACCCACGTTGGCAATACAGCTGAAATCGGTCTATTCAAGATTGTCAAAGAAGAGGGAATCGGTTCAGGTACCCGCCGTATTTTAGCGGTGACAGGCAAGGAAGCTTTCCTAGCTCTTCGTGACCGCGAGGATGCTCTCAAAGCTGTTGCGCAGACCCTTAAAGTGCCACAAATCGACCAAGTGCCGACAAAAGTGGAGGCACTGGCTGCGGAGCTCCGCGATTTGCAAAAAGAAAACGCTAGTCTGAAAGAAAAGGCAGCGGCAGCAGCTGCTGGAGATGTCTTCAAAGATGTTAAAGAGGCAAATGGTGTCCGCTACATTGCTAGCCAGGTCCAAGTTTCAGATGCAGGTGCTCTCCGTACCTTCGCTGATAACTGGAAGCAGAAAGACTACTCTGATGTCTTGGTGTTGGTTGCGGCCATCGGCGACAAGGTCAATGTCCTTGTGGCAAGCAAGTCAGGCGATGTCCATGCAGGAAACCTCATCAAAGTCCTTGCGCCAATCGTAGCAGGTCGTGGTGGTGGTAAGCCGGATATGGCCATGGCAGGTGGTAGCGATGCGTCTGCTATCCAAAAGCTCTTGAACAGCGTTGCTGAAAATTTGTAA
- a CDS encoding LURP-one-related/scramblase family protein produces the protein MKQFQVKQRFILGGEKFDIHDSHGQLAYQVEGTFFEIPKRFTVTNARGGEVCRITKKFLTFLPQFTIDMADGHSFYLQKEYTFFKDRYSVENLGLILEGNIWDLDFQLKKPDGQLVAEISKELFHLTSRYSVTVLEDDYADLVISLVVAIDYVEMMEDASS, from the coding sequence ATGAAGCAATTTCAGGTCAAACAACGTTTTATTTTGGGCGGTGAAAAATTTGATATTCATGATAGTCATGGACAGCTTGCTTATCAGGTAGAGGGCACCTTCTTTGAAATTCCCAAGCGGTTTACGGTGACCAATGCCAGAGGTGGAGAAGTTTGTCGGATTACCAAGAAATTTTTGACCTTCCTACCCCAATTTACCATTGATATGGCGGATGGACATTCTTTCTACTTGCAAAAAGAATATACCTTTTTCAAGGACCGCTATAGCGTGGAAAATCTAGGCTTGATCCTAGAAGGCAATATCTGGGATTTAGATTTTCAACTGAAAAAACCTGATGGTCAGCTAGTAGCTGAAATCTCCAAAGAACTCTTTCATCTGACTTCTCGTTACTCGGTAACGGTTTTAGAGGATGACTATGCAGACTTGGTCATTTCTCTAGTGGTCGCAATCGACTACGTTGAAATGATGGAAGATGCATCGAGTTAA
- the prsA gene encoding peptidylprolyl isomerase PrsA — translation MKKTKKILAGAVTLLATVTLAACSSSADKDIITMKGNAISVSEFYEQVKTNAQAQQVLLSMVISHVFEEQYGDKVSETEVNEAYEKMAEQYGDSFATALASAGLTTDTYKEQIRTNKLVEYAVKQAAEKELTDENYKAAYEAYTPEVTARIIKLDDEAKAKEVLAAAQAEGADFAQLAKDNSTDTATKENGGEVKFDSTSTTVPTEVQSAVFALNAGQVGASVVTVVDMTTYTTSYYVVKLEAKSEKSANWEDYKDKLKEIIVAQKQNDASFVATVLKEALSKANVKIKDAAFQNLLSQYVATEESSSSTDASTSTAESSSSTESSSSSGQ, via the coding sequence ATGAAGAAAACAAAAAAAATTCTTGCAGGTGCAGTAACCCTCCTTGCAACTGTGACGCTTGCGGCGTGCTCAAGCTCAGCAGATAAAGACATTATTACAATGAAAGGCAATGCTATCTCTGTATCAGAGTTCTATGAGCAGGTTAAAACCAATGCCCAAGCTCAACAGGTTTTGCTTTCTATGGTTATCAGCCATGTCTTTGAAGAGCAGTATGGAGATAAGGTATCTGAAACTGAGGTCAACGAAGCCTATGAAAAAATGGCTGAGCAGTATGGAGATTCATTTGCAACTGCCCTTGCTTCAGCAGGTTTGACGACGGATACCTACAAGGAGCAAATCCGTACCAACAAATTGGTCGAGTATGCTGTGAAACAGGCTGCAGAAAAAGAATTGACCGATGAAAACTATAAAGCTGCTTATGAAGCTTACACTCCGGAAGTGACTGCCCGTATCATCAAACTAGATGATGAGGCTAAAGCTAAGGAAGTCCTAGCAGCTGCTCAAGCTGAAGGTGCTGACTTCGCTCAGTTGGCTAAGGATAATTCAACAGATACTGCAACCAAGGAAAACGGTGGAGAAGTCAAGTTTGATTCTACCTCTACAACGGTTCCGACTGAAGTTCAATCAGCGGTATTTGCTTTAAATGCTGGTCAAGTAGGTGCATCTGTAGTAACAGTTGTAGATATGACAACTTACACAACAAGCTATTATGTTGTTAAACTAGAAGCAAAATCTGAAAAATCAGCTAATTGGGAAGATTACAAGGACAAACTTAAGGAAATTATCGTTGCACAAAAACAAAACGATGCAAGCTTTGTAGCAACTGTCTTGAAAGAAGCTCTTTCAAAAGCTAATGTTAAGATTAAAGATGCTGCCTTCCAAAACCTTCTTTCACAATATGTAGCGACTGAGGAAAGCAGTTCTTCAACGGATGCTTCAACTTCTACGGCTGAAAGCTCATCATCAACTGAGTCTTCAAGTTCTTCAGGTCAATAA
- a CDS encoding O-methyltransferase, which yields MVESYSKNANHNMRRPVVKEEIVDFMRTRQAQTTGFLKELEDFARQENIPVIPHETVAYFRLLMQTLQPERILEIGTAIGFSALLMAENSPHSQITTIDRNEEMIGFAKENFAKFDSRKQIELLEGEAMDLLPDLPDDSYDFVFMDSAKSKYIVFLPEVLKKVKVGGLVVLDDIFQGGDVAKDIMEVRRGQRTIYRGLQRLFDATLDNPDLTASLISISDGLLMLRKNVANVDLKLEEN from the coding sequence ATGGTTGAATCATATTCTAAAAACGCAAATCACAATATGCGCCGTCCTGTTGTCAAGGAAGAAATTGTGGACTTTATGCGAACACGTCAGGCGCAAACTACAGGTTTTTTAAAGGAATTAGAGGACTTTGCCCGTCAGGAAAATATTCCCGTCATCCCTCATGAAACAGTAGCTTATTTCCGTTTGCTCATGCAAACTCTACAGCCAGAGCGTATTTTGGAAATCGGGACTGCTATTGGATTTTCTGCTCTTTTGATGGCCGAGAATAGTCCGCATTCGCAGATTACTACCATCGACCGCAATGAAGAAATGATTGGTTTTGCCAAGGAAAATTTCGCCAAGTTCGATAGTCGCAAGCAAATTGAATTGTTAGAAGGTGAGGCGATGGATTTACTGCCGGATCTGCCTGATGATAGCTATGACTTTGTTTTTATGGACTCGGCCAAGTCCAAATATATCGTATTTTTACCAGAGGTCTTGAAAAAGGTCAAGGTCGGTGGCTTGGTTGTTTTGGATGATATTTTTCAAGGCGGTGATGTTGCTAAAGACATCATGGAAGTTCGCCGTGGTCAGCGAACGATTTACCGTGGTTTGCAACGCTTGTTTGATGCGACCCTAGATAATCCTGATTTAACAGCCAGTTTGATTTCTATAAGCGATGGCCTGCTCATGTTGCGAAAAAATGTGGCCAATGTTGACCTAAAGCTTGAAGAAAATTAA
- a CDS encoding DUF6630 family protein translates to MLTEENLQDIFEIADLLSNGDRELFIQLKECVFASDPNHILDLLEGILSPEAFDAFLDCVGEVEKDNLLLILSVLLVHNQYLCIRPRKDLLADFIAAFDRLQAVRNAGILLKLDAAGLEETGNVPDWAAVVDEKYASEQFCLAAVEMNADQYHLLFGKVATIKRVQQLFANLGYRLDYAKNM, encoded by the coding sequence ATGCTGACAGAAGAAAATTTACAGGATATTTTTGAGATTGCAGACCTACTATCAAATGGTGATAGGGAATTATTTATCCAATTAAAAGAATGTGTCTTTGCTAGCGATCCCAATCATATTTTAGATTTGCTTGAAGGTATTTTATCACCTGAAGCGTTCGATGCATTCTTAGATTGTGTGGGCGAGGTAGAAAAGGATAACCTATTGCTTATCCTGTCCGTCCTTCTAGTGCATAACCAGTACCTTTGTATTCGACCGCGCAAGGATTTATTAGCCGATTTTATAGCGGCTTTTGACCGCCTACAAGCAGTCCGTAATGCTGGGATCTTGTTAAAATTAGATGCGGCTGGCTTGGAGGAAACTGGCAATGTGCCAGACTGGGCTGCGGTAGTTGATGAAAAATATGCTAGTGAACAATTTTGTTTGGCTGCTGTCGAGATGAATGCAGACCAGTACCATCTGTTATTCGGTAAAGTAGCTACCATTAAACGTGTACAGCAACTCTTTGCTAATCTAGGCTATCGCCTGGACTATGCAAAAAATATGTAA
- the pepF gene encoding oligoendopeptidase F: MSKQRYEIEEKYQWDLTTIFPTDEAWEAELEAIQVETDKAKVFAGHLLDSAKSLLEISETQLGLMRRLEKLYVYASMKNDQDTREGKYQEFQAKALSIYSVFSQTFAFYEPEFMAITEEQLEAFKAEEPALVQYSHQFEKLLSAKDHILSQEVEEVLAATSEIFEAPSETFSVLDNASLRFPEIADEDGHLVPLSHGNYIHFMESQNREVRQEAYEALYETYEQFQHTYAKTLQSNVKVNNLKARLRKYDSARHAALSANFIPESVYDTLVSAVNKHLPLLHRYINLRKKLLGIDDLKMYDMYTPLSSTDTKVTYEEALATCADTLNIFGDEYAAIVKEAFENRWIDVHVNEGKRSGAYSGGAYDTNAFMLLNWQDNLDNMYTLIHETGHSLHSMLTRQNQPYVYGHYSIFLAEIASTTNENLLTEKLLAEVEDDKTRFAILNHYLDGFRGTVFRQTQFAEFEQAIYKADQEGQVLTADFLNQLYGELNEKYYGLSAEENPLIQYEWARIPHFYYNFYVYQYSTGFAAASALADKIVNGSPEDKENYLNYLKAGSSDYPLNVIAKAGVDMTKEDYLNDAFKVFEARLTELEALVEKGVHK, from the coding sequence ATGTCTAAACAACGCTATGAAATCGAAGAAAAATACCAGTGGGATTTGACCACAATTTTCCCAACAGATGAGGCTTGGGAAGCTGAGTTGGAGGCTATCCAGGTAGAAACAGACAAGGCCAAGGTTTTTGCAGGTCACTTGCTGGATTCTGCTAAGAGTCTCTTGGAGATTAGCGAAACCCAGCTTGGACTTATGCGTCGACTTGAAAAGCTCTATGTCTATGCGTCCATGAAAAATGACCAAGACACTCGTGAAGGGAAGTACCAGGAATTTCAAGCTAAGGCTCTAAGCATTTACTCAGTTTTTTCTCAGACTTTTGCCTTCTATGAGCCAGAATTTATGGCCATTACCGAAGAGCAGTTGGAAGCCTTTAAAGCAGAAGAACCAGCCCTTGTTCAGTACAGCCACCAGTTTGAAAAACTCTTGTCAGCCAAGGACCACATCTTGTCACAAGAAGTGGAAGAAGTCCTTGCGGCGACCAGCGAGATTTTTGAAGCACCATCTGAAACCTTCTCTGTTTTGGATAATGCCAGCCTGCGTTTCCCAGAAATCGCTGATGAAGATGGTCACTTGGTACCACTTTCTCACGGCAACTACATCCACTTTATGGAATCACAGAACCGTGAAGTGCGTCAAGAAGCCTACGAGGCTCTGTACGAAACCTACGAGCAGTTCCAGCATACTTACGCCAAGACCCTTCAGTCTAACGTTAAGGTCAATAACCTGAAAGCTCGTTTGCGCAAGTACGACTCTGCCCGCCACGCAGCCCTTTCAGCCAACTTCATCCCAGAGTCCGTATACGATACATTAGTGTCAGCAGTCAACAAGCACCTCCCGCTCTTGCACCGCTACATCAATTTGCGTAAGAAACTCTTGGGAATCGATGATCTTAAGATGTACGATATGTACACACCGCTTTCTAGCACAGATACAAAAGTCACTTATGAAGAAGCCTTGGCTACCTGTGCGGACACCTTGAACATCTTTGGTGATGAGTACGCGGCCATTGTTAAAGAAGCCTTTGAAAACCGCTGGATTGATGTCCATGTCAACGAAGGCAAGCGTTCAGGAGCTTATTCAGGTGGTGCTTATGACACCAACGCCTTCATGCTCCTCAACTGGCAGGACAATTTGGACAATATGTACACCCTCATTCACGAAACAGGGCATTCGCTTCATTCTATGTTGACTCGTCAGAACCAGCCTTATGTCTATGGTCACTATTCTATCTTCTTGGCGGAGATTGCTTCGACTACCAACGAAAATCTCTTGACAGAGAAGCTCTTGGCAGAAGTAGAAGACGACAAGACCCGCTTTGCCATTCTCAACCACTACCTCGACGGCTTCCGTGGAACTGTCTTCCGTCAAACCCAGTTTGCAGAGTTTGAGCAGGCTATTTACAAAGCAGACCAAGAAGGTCAGGTCTTGACAGCAGACTTCCTCAACCAACTTTACGGGGAACTTAACGAGAAGTATTACGGCTTGTCTGCGGAAGAAAATCCACTGATTCAGTATGAGTGGGCTCGTATTCCACATTTCTATTACAATTTCTATGTTTACCAATATTCAACTGGCTTTGCGGCAGCCTCTGCTTTGGCAGACAAGATTGTCAATGGTAGCCCAGAGGACAAGGAAAACTACCTCAACTACCTCAAGGCTGGTAGCTCTGATTATCCACTCAATGTCATCGCAAAAGCTGGCGTGGATATGACCAAGGAAGACTATCTCAACGATGCCTTCAAGGTCTTTGAAGCCCGCCTGACAGAGTTGGAAGCTCTCGTTGAGAAAGGTGTTCATAAATGA
- a CDS encoding retron system putative HNH endonuclease, giving the protein MILIKKGRQPNRFLQYKRQPNASYQDLPSDIKEILKKSLLDEQKELCAYCMRKITSNDMKIEHYYSQSSEPDKQLEYLNLLAVCKGFEGKSNKQQTCDTKKGNRELTISPLNRGHMLTISYKSSDGTIQSKLYANDLDKILNLNQDELKKGRKSALNAFQYFISKKHKEKSMKKGQVEKLLEKYQAKTGSSYKGIIIAYLEKKLKGAPS; this is encoded by the coding sequence ATGATTCTAATAAAAAAAGGTAGGCAACCGAATAGATTTCTTCAGTATAAACGACAACCGAACGCGAGCTACCAAGATCTGCCAAGTGATATTAAAGAAATACTGAAAAAAAGTTTATTAGATGAACAGAAGGAACTATGTGCCTACTGCATGCGGAAGATTACATCTAATGATATGAAAATTGAACATTATTATTCCCAATCTTCTGAACCTGATAAGCAATTGGAGTATTTGAATTTATTGGCAGTCTGTAAAGGATTTGAAGGTAAAAGTAATAAACAACAAACCTGTGATACCAAAAAAGGCAATAGAGAATTAACAATAAGTCCATTAAATCGCGGTCATATGTTAACAATATCTTATAAATCTTCTGATGGTACAATTCAATCAAAATTATACGCAAATGATCTTGATAAAATATTGAATTTGAACCAGGATGAATTAAAAAAGGGGAGGAAATCAGCACTGAATGCCTTTCAATACTTTATTTCTAAAAAACATAAAGAAAAGTCCATGAAGAAGGGGCAGGTAGAAAAGCTACTGGAAAAGTATCAAGCTAAAACAGGTTCATCCTATAAAGGAATTATTATTGCTTATCTTGAAAAGAAGCTGAAGGGAGCACCGAGTTAA
- a CDS encoding AAA family ATPase translates to MKLTSLHLKNFRCFESLDLALNERCTVIAGVNGSGKSTILDAIAISVGTYFAKIPMSYSLPINKDDALRRTFAIGSVVDTQSQYPVVISSRGIMDGKELNWVRELRGQKNRTTVKEAGELIEVGYRYQKQIQEGDVNLVLPIIAYYGTGRLYKKKTNRTGNHKKKSTRMDGYSDALSSGTNEKQLFRWFEDMTLIQLQEGKLIPELEAVKKAMKRCFLSGHPNLVSDVAIAYSVKSKEIEITYSYSDGRIEKLPLHMFSDGIRITMTMVADIASRMAMLNPQLLDCVLETPGLVLIDEIDMHLHPSWQSKILNTLLDTFPNVQFITTTHSPIVISNLKTEYLRLLNNGIIETVENSYGKDIRDILQFIMGTEYRPSEVRSLITEIHDKLDSNDLSQAGELIDRLKELLGENDSEVIAAQTSLELENFFEELE, encoded by the coding sequence ATGAAATTAACTAGTTTACACCTTAAAAATTTTAGATGTTTTGAATCGTTAGACCTTGCCCTAAATGAGAGATGTACTGTGATTGCTGGAGTTAATGGGTCAGGAAAGTCAACGATTTTAGATGCCATTGCCATTTCAGTTGGAACATATTTCGCTAAAATACCTATGTCTTATAGTCTGCCAATTAACAAAGATGATGCACTAAGAAGGACATTTGCTATTGGTAGTGTTGTAGATACACAGAGTCAATATCCTGTAGTTATTTCATCAAGGGGAATAATGGATGGGAAGGAATTGAATTGGGTAAGAGAACTCAGGGGTCAGAAGAATCGTACAACTGTTAAGGAAGCAGGTGAACTGATTGAGGTGGGTTATAGATATCAAAAGCAAATTCAAGAAGGCGATGTCAATCTAGTTCTTCCGATTATCGCATATTATGGTACAGGAAGACTTTACAAAAAAAAGACAAATAGAACGGGAAATCACAAGAAAAAAAGTACCCGTATGGATGGCTATTCAGATGCTCTTTCTTCGGGAACCAACGAAAAACAATTATTCCGTTGGTTTGAGGATATGACCTTAATTCAATTGCAGGAAGGTAAACTTATTCCTGAACTTGAGGCTGTTAAAAAAGCGATGAAACGTTGTTTTTTATCAGGACATCCTAATTTAGTTTCAGACGTTGCAATTGCTTATTCAGTAAAGTCAAAAGAGATTGAAATTACCTATTCGTATAGTGATGGAAGGATAGAAAAATTACCCCTACATATGTTTAGCGATGGTATTCGGATTACTATGACAATGGTTGCAGATATTGCCTCACGGATGGCTATGCTTAACCCTCAATTATTGGATTGTGTCTTAGAAACACCTGGTTTAGTATTGATTGATGAGATAGATATGCATCTTCATCCTTCTTGGCAAAGTAAGATTTTAAACACATTGCTAGATACATTTCCAAATGTACAATTTATTACGACAACCCATTCACCAATTGTTATCTCCAACTTAAAAACAGAATATTTAAGATTACTTAATAATGGTATCATTGAAACTGTTGAAAATAGTTACGGTAAAGATATTAGAGATATTTTGCAATTTATTATGGGAACAGAATATCGCCCTAGTGAAGTTAGGAGTCTTATTACAGAAATTCATGACAAACTAGACTCAAATGATTTAAGTCAAGCAGGTGAATTAATAGATCGATTAAAAGAATTATTGGGCGAAAATGACTCAGAAGTCATTGCGGCCCAAACATCCCTAGAATTAGAGAATTTTTTTGAGGAGCTGGAATGA
- a CDS encoding competence protein CoiA: MFIVKNKTNHLFNILELANFGADDFYCPLCSSPVRYRSGKIMRPHFAHVSRKECPFFTENESTQHLSLKSELYSWLVGVEQVELEKYLPELNQLADLLVNKRLALEVQCSSLSISRLQERTRAYHEAGFQVLWLLGKDLWLKERLTKLHKQFLSFSMNTGFHLWELDDERKELRLRYLIHEDLRGKVHCLTKVFPFGQGNLLDILRLPFAKQALSRMNCRLDRDLPAYIARQLYYKTPKWLALQAEAYGRGENLLTKTALDWYPHYRLPRSAIGFAQIKQDLTPIYLAFDKFYDKMQDKEKQVLYPPTIYFKNRYTPDGVYNLLT, translated from the coding sequence ATGTTTATCGTAAAAAATAAAACCAATCACTTGTTTAATATTCTAGAACTTGCCAATTTTGGAGCTGATGACTTTTATTGTCCCCTATGTTCCAGTCCAGTCCGCTACCGTTCCGGCAAAATCATGCGACCGCACTTTGCCCATGTTAGTCGGAAAGAGTGTCCGTTTTTTACGGAGAATGAATCTACCCAGCATCTCTCCCTCAAATCTGAGCTCTATAGCTGGCTGGTAGGAGTGGAGCAGGTTGAGCTGGAAAAATACCTACCAGAGCTCAACCAACTAGCAGATTTATTGGTGAATAAGCGACTAGCCTTAGAAGTCCAATGCTCCAGTCTATCAATTTCTCGCTTGCAAGAACGAACGCGGGCCTATCATGAAGCTGGCTTTCAAGTTCTTTGGTTGCTAGGCAAGGACCTCTGGCTCAAGGAACGACTGACCAAATTGCATAAGCAGTTTCTCTCCTTTAGTATGAACACGGGCTTTCATCTCTGGGAGTTGGATGATGAAAGAAAGGAATTGCGACTTCGCTACCTCATTCATGAAGACTTGCGGGGCAAGGTGCATTGTCTGACCAAGGTTTTTCCTTTCGGTCAAGGAAACTTACTGGATATATTGCGATTGCCCTTTGCCAAACAAGCCTTATCTCGTATGAATTGTAGATTGGATAGAGATTTACCAGCATATATTGCTCGACAACTTTACTACAAAACCCCAAAATGGTTAGCTCTGCAGGCAGAAGCTTATGGTCGTGGAGAAAATTTACTGACCAAGACAGCACTAGACTGGTATCCCCACTATCGTCTGCCCCGCTCTGCCATTGGCTTTGCCCAAATCAAACAAGACCTGACACCAATTTATCTAGCTTTTGATAAGTTTTATGACAAAATGCAAGACAAGGAAAAACAAGTCCTGTATCCGCCGACTATTTACTTTAAAAATAGGTATACTCCTGATGGAGTTTACAATCTCCTAACATAA